The Rhodothermales bacterium genome includes a window with the following:
- a CDS encoding mechanosensitive ion channel family protein, with protein MQDSLAASAPAAPTDLNAEVSNAWRTVDNMIDGFFALLPKLILAIVVFLAFWLIAKGVRKAIRTTTEGRKSSNVGQVLGRLAYFGLLVLGVLVAITVVAPGMGIGELVGLLGIGGVAIGFAFQDIFQNLLAGVLILLREPFREGDEITSGDYTGTVEKIETRATFIRTYDGKRVIIPNSQIYTDPVTVITAYEMVRSHYDIGIGYGDDIAEAKRIALETVTGIEGVLKDPAPDVLTWELAGSSVNIRVRWWTDPTRSNVVKLWDQVLQRTAGALAGAGIDLPFPTQQILFHDQTEATDGDRTRQREGWPAGPNPPEPGNLPRALAQSNG; from the coding sequence ATGCAAGATTCCCTCGCTGCCTCGGCCCCCGCTGCCCCGACCGACCTCAACGCCGAGGTTTCGAACGCTTGGCGCACGGTGGACAACATGATCGACGGGTTCTTCGCGCTCCTGCCTAAGCTCATCCTCGCGATCGTCGTCTTCCTCGCGTTCTGGCTCATCGCCAAAGGCGTGCGGAAGGCGATCCGCACGACGACAGAGGGGCGGAAGTCGTCCAATGTCGGGCAGGTGCTCGGGCGGCTCGCCTACTTCGGGCTCCTCGTGCTCGGCGTCCTCGTCGCCATCACCGTCGTCGCGCCAGGGATGGGGATCGGGGAGCTCGTGGGGCTCCTCGGGATCGGCGGCGTCGCGATCGGCTTCGCGTTCCAGGACATCTTCCAGAACCTCCTCGCGGGCGTGCTCATCCTCCTCCGCGAGCCGTTCCGCGAGGGCGACGAGATCACGTCCGGCGACTACACGGGCACCGTCGAGAAGATCGAGACGCGGGCCACGTTCATCCGCACCTACGACGGCAAGCGCGTCATCATCCCGAACTCCCAGATCTACACCGACCCCGTGACCGTCATCACGGCCTACGAGATGGTCCGCAGCCATTACGACATCGGGATCGGCTACGGCGACGACATCGCGGAGGCGAAGCGGATCGCGCTCGAGACGGTGACGGGAATCGAGGGCGTGCTGAAGGACCCCGCCCCCGACGTGCTGACGTGGGAGCTCGCCGGCTCGTCGGTGAACATCCGCGTGCGGTGGTGGACCGACCCGACGCGCTCGAACGTGGTCAAGCTGTGGGATCAGGTGCTCCAACGGACCGCCGGGGCGCTCGCCGGAGCCGGGATCGACCTCCCGTTCCCGACGCAGCAGATCCTCTTCCACGACCAGACCGAGGCCACCGACGGCGACCGGACGCGGCAGCGCGAGGGCTGGCCCGCCGGACCGAACCCGCCCGAGCCGGGCAACCTCCCTCGCGCCCTTGCACAGTCGAACGGGTAG